One Papaver somniferum cultivar HN1 chromosome 10, ASM357369v1, whole genome shotgun sequence genomic window carries:
- the LOC113315006 gene encoding zinc finger protein MAGPIE-like produces MSNISGDSGSFSSGNTTQEAVAQQHLYDQQQLQDHLTHDGSSNSITTTMVNSNISPPLQLPSVLKKKRSLPGNPDPSAEVIALSPTTLMATNRFVCEICNKGFQRDQNLQLHRRGHNLPWKLKQRSTTEIRKRVYICPEPSCVHHNPARALGDLTGIKKHFRRKHGEKKWKCDKCSKKYAVQSDWKAHSKTCGTREYKRDFRWTAPLIYILQSFFICLSVKLVVNTNCQSYTYAIRN; encoded by the exons ATGTCAAACATTTCAGGAGATAGTGGGAGTTTCTCTTCTGGAAACACTACTCAAGAAGCAGTAGCTCAACAACATCTTTATGACCAACAACAACTTCAAGATCATTTAACTCATGATGGCAGCTCTAATTCCATTACTACTACCATGGTTAACAGCAACATCTCCCCTCCCTTACAGCTACCAAGTGTTCTTAAGAAGAAAAGGAGTCTACCAGGAAATCCCG ACCCAAGTGCGGAAGTCATTGCGTTATCGCCAACCACTCTAATGGCAACAAACCGGTTTGTGTGCGAAATTTGCAACAAAGGATTTCAAAGAGATCAAAACCTTCAATTACACAGAAGAGGCCATAATCTTCCATGGAAACTCAAGCAAAGGTCGACTACGGAAATTCGAAAACGAGTCTATATATGTCCTGAGCCGTCGTGTGTTCACCATAACCCGGCTAGGGCATTGGGCGACTTGACAGGTATCAAAAAGCATTTCCGCAGGAAACATGGTGAGAAGAAATGGAAATGTGATAAATGTTCTAAGAAATATGCAGTTCAATCAGATTGGAAAGCCCACTCAAAAACTTGTGGTACAAGAGAATATAAACGTGATTTCCGATGGACAGCGCCGCTCATTTACATTCTTCAATCTTTTTTCATATGCTTAAGTGTTAAATTGGTAGTTAACACTAATTGCCAATCATATACATACGCAATCAGAAATTGA